One genomic window of Stieleria sp. JC731 includes the following:
- a CDS encoding glycosyltransferase family 8 protein, with product MTNLTVVSASDSRYLPGLFVTWGSILKFSPDVDIDFHLLHDGIASDELAELRKQLGQIRGRFTLTDHELDVSHFDGFPEFYFDSKMTYARLLIPRILDADKVLYVDTDVVMTRNVAEFQSLELGDAIVGVVKEWGYEGDLDSRLFADEFPEVLAHRYFNCGVIFMDLNRIRNEELFVRASEILTGHPKRCLYWDQSALNVVFAGKCKYLSENSNYQIKPGHEPSVATLEQLVSEGVNLHYMAKAKPWLSHQQSLSHRFFHAIRASLEGDVAAAERVRQSRPVWTACMVNWIKGVRLQTKAALRIGDIGSARRLGNEHIHQAHSLLKEAAANRRVSAMFRSI from the coding sequence ATGACTAACCTAACAGTCGTTTCCGCCAGTGACTCGCGATACCTTCCCGGTCTATTTGTCACGTGGGGTTCAATCCTCAAATTCAGTCCGGATGTGGATATTGATTTCCACTTACTGCATGACGGAATCGCATCAGACGAACTGGCAGAACTTCGGAAGCAACTGGGACAAATTCGTGGGCGATTCACCCTAACCGACCACGAACTGGATGTCTCGCACTTTGACGGTTTCCCGGAGTTTTACTTTGACTCCAAAATGACATATGCGAGGCTGTTAATCCCACGAATCCTTGACGCCGACAAAGTTCTATACGTTGATACCGACGTCGTCATGACTCGCAACGTTGCTGAGTTCCAATCGTTAGAACTCGGCGATGCGATTGTCGGTGTTGTCAAAGAATGGGGATACGAGGGCGACCTAGATTCACGATTGTTCGCCGATGAATTCCCCGAAGTCCTCGCCCACCGGTATTTCAATTGCGGTGTGATCTTCATGGACCTGAATCGGATCCGCAACGAAGAACTTTTCGTTCGTGCGTCCGAAATCCTCACGGGTCATCCCAAACGCTGTCTGTACTGGGATCAATCGGCGTTGAACGTCGTTTTCGCGGGCAAATGCAAGTACTTGTCAGAGAACTCCAACTATCAAATCAAGCCGGGACACGAACCGTCGGTCGCGACATTGGAACAGCTGGTAAGCGAAGGGGTCAATCTTCACTACATGGCGAAAGCCAAACCATGGCTTTCGCATCAACAGTCGCTTTCGCACCGATTCTTTCATGCGATACGCGCCAGCCTTGAAGGTGATGTCGCTGCCGCCGAGCGAGTTCGCCAATCCAGGCCGGTTTGGACCGCTTGCATGGTCAACTGGATAAAGGGGGTACGTCTTCAAACCAAGGCGGCTCTTCGAATCGGAGACATTGGAAGTGCACGACGTCTTGGAAATGAACACATCCATCAAGCCCATTCGTTGTTGAAAGAAGCTGCTGCCAATCGCCGCGTTTCAGCCATGTTCCGTTCGATCTAA
- a CDS encoding ABC transporter permease has product MLSAWVIQWGSAVVDGVETVGDIALFAWRMLVWIFSRLPQRGTLLTNFYEIGVLSLPVVALTGTFIGMVLAVQTYYQFHAIGLETHLGVVINTSLVRELGPVLAATMLAGRVGSAMAAVLGTMRVTEQIDALTTMGADPVHYLVVPRFLACIMLIPALTIMADFMGIVGGYFYSVNILEIDHAAYLTRSRDGVVGFDLFSGIFKSVFFGGIIAIVSCYQGFHCKPGADGVGKAATSAFVYSFVMILAIDLALNIILDEIYFMLYPSGASFQI; this is encoded by the coding sequence ATGCTTTCAGCCTGGGTAATCCAGTGGGGATCGGCAGTTGTCGATGGCGTCGAAACGGTTGGCGATATCGCACTATTCGCCTGGCGAATGCTGGTCTGGATTTTTTCGCGACTTCCGCAACGCGGAACGCTGCTGACCAATTTCTACGAAATCGGAGTCTTAAGCCTGCCGGTGGTCGCGCTAACGGGGACCTTTATCGGAATGGTTCTTGCCGTTCAGACGTACTACCAGTTTCACGCGATCGGCCTGGAGACTCACCTTGGTGTGGTGATTAACACATCATTGGTACGTGAACTGGGACCGGTGCTTGCGGCGACCATGCTTGCCGGACGTGTCGGAAGTGCCATGGCTGCGGTACTGGGCACGATGCGAGTCACCGAACAGATTGACGCGCTGACAACAATGGGCGCCGACCCGGTTCACTACTTGGTGGTCCCGCGATTCTTGGCCTGCATCATGCTGATCCCTGCATTGACGATCATGGCAGACTTCATGGGAATTGTTGGAGGCTACTTCTACAGCGTCAACATCTTAGAAATCGACCATGCCGCTTACTTAACGCGATCCCGCGACGGCGTGGTTGGCTTCGACCTGTTTAGCGGAATCTTCAAGAGTGTGTTCTTTGGCGGCATCATCGCGATCGTCAGCTGCTACCAGGGCTTTCATTGCAAACCCGGTGCGGACGGCGTTGGCAAAGCAGCGACCTCGGCGTTCGTTTATTCGTTCGTGATGATCCTGGCGATCGACTTGGCGCTTAACATCATCTTGGATGAGATCTATTTCATGCTCTATCCGTCGGGGGCAAGCTTCCAGATATGA
- a CDS encoding MCE family protein produces MDDNRLRFGVGVLVIAAIGIGIILTFLFGAVPRVLTREFELNVTFPNADGISSNTKVLLRGVEIGRVLEKKLQDKDVLVRIAIESAYQDRLTHEYLPRIVTGSLITRDAKLEFYKADEEELVSVWDDQLPVVREQRYTNEQWISRDVKRNDPFDLLTNMEDELRLTLQSVRDASNSLKSVGDNVSQLVGDAQNVVGTANDELGDLSQEARQALVEFQGAMREVRGVLANDDLKQAMAELPTVLTEAQATFRSTQETFDSFRGVGNQFERVGIEAEKTVKNVNQTVDAVRDTVQSAKRSFSSAENAIKNIETITDPIAENSDEIVAQALTSLRNLDRTLRQVESFGATLNNSDGTIRRLLQDDEMYWNLKRTLENIEMATAKLRPIMDDVRIFSDKIARDPRELGVRGALNKRPSGYGLK; encoded by the coding sequence ATGGATGACAATCGACTTAGATTCGGTGTTGGCGTTTTAGTCATAGCGGCGATCGGCATCGGGATAATCCTGACGTTTCTCTTTGGTGCCGTCCCAAGGGTGCTCACTCGTGAGTTTGAACTCAACGTGACGTTCCCCAACGCCGATGGCATCAGCAGCAACACCAAAGTTTTGCTGCGTGGTGTCGAGATCGGCCGAGTCTTGGAAAAGAAGCTTCAAGACAAGGATGTGTTGGTGCGCATTGCCATCGAATCGGCCTACCAGGATCGACTGACTCACGAGTATCTGCCCAGAATCGTGACCGGATCGCTGATCACGCGCGATGCAAAGCTGGAATTCTATAAGGCGGATGAAGAAGAACTGGTTTCCGTCTGGGACGATCAACTGCCAGTCGTGCGAGAGCAACGCTACACCAACGAACAGTGGATCAGCCGCGACGTTAAACGCAACGACCCGTTTGACCTGTTGACGAACATGGAAGACGAACTCCGTCTGACGCTACAGTCTGTTCGAGACGCGAGCAACTCGCTGAAGAGTGTCGGTGACAACGTCAGTCAGCTCGTTGGCGATGCCCAAAACGTTGTCGGAACCGCAAACGATGAACTCGGTGACTTGTCACAAGAAGCCCGACAAGCATTGGTGGAGTTTCAAGGCGCGATGCGTGAAGTCCGAGGGGTGCTTGCCAACGACGACCTGAAACAAGCGATGGCGGAACTGCCAACGGTGCTGACCGAAGCACAAGCGACCTTCCGTTCAACTCAGGAGACCTTTGACAGTTTCCGTGGAGTCGGCAATCAGTTTGAACGTGTCGGCATCGAAGCGGAGAAGACCGTGAAGAACGTCAACCAAACCGTTGATGCCGTGCGAGACACCGTGCAATCGGCCAAACGCAGCTTTAGCTCTGCCGAAAACGCGATCAAGAACATTGAGACCATTACCGATCCGATCGCCGAAAACAGCGATGAAATCGTTGCCCAAGCACTGACAAGCCTGCGGAACCTTGATCGAACGTTGAGACAGGTCGAATCCTTCGGCGCGACGCTGAACAACAGTGACGGAACAATTCGACGCCTACTGCAGGACGACGAAATGTATTGGAACCTAAAGCGAACCCTTGAGAACATTGAAATGGCCACAGCCAAGCTTCGTCCGATCATGGACGACGTAAGAATCTTCAGTGACAAGATCGCGAGGGACCCACGTGAACTAGGAGTGCGTGGAGCACTTAACAAACGTCCTAGTGGTTATGGCCTGAAATAG
- a CDS encoding ABC transporter ATP-binding protein, whose product MADHTDSADAETTQPANKPLVEAQQIEVTFESQTIIRDVTVSIPAGETVAVIGESGCGKTVFMKTLVGLITPTRGAILFDKLNLAKLSPQHLSDVRRRFGFVFQNAALFDSMSIFDNVAFPLRQSTGADADEIRERVMRHLQEVGLPKSVVRKRPSELSGGMRKRVGLARAIILEPELVVYDEPTTGLDPIMSDVINELMLDVRRRYPVTSVIVTHDMRTAQKVADRVLMFYPRTRLDRQASQILYDGPPEGLEESPDQRVRQFVRGEAGDRMKELSK is encoded by the coding sequence ATGGCGGATCACACAGATTCGGCTGACGCGGAAACAACACAACCTGCTAATAAACCGCTGGTCGAAGCACAACAGATCGAAGTCACTTTCGAATCACAGACGATCATTCGCGATGTGACCGTATCGATCCCCGCAGGCGAAACGGTTGCCGTTATTGGCGAAAGCGGCTGCGGTAAAACCGTTTTCATGAAAACACTGGTCGGACTGATCACGCCGACCCGCGGTGCAATCCTGTTTGACAAACTGAATCTTGCGAAACTGTCACCGCAACATTTGAGCGATGTTCGACGACGGTTCGGCTTTGTTTTCCAAAACGCGGCACTCTTCGACAGCATGTCGATCTTTGACAACGTAGCCTTTCCGCTGCGTCAATCAACAGGCGCCGACGCAGATGAGATCCGCGAACGGGTGATGCGACACCTACAAGAAGTCGGCTTGCCAAAGTCCGTTGTACGCAAGCGACCGAGTGAATTGAGTGGCGGTATGCGAAAACGAGTCGGACTTGCACGTGCGATCATCTTAGAACCGGAGCTTGTCGTTTACGACGAACCGACAACAGGACTCGACCCGATCATGAGCGACGTGATCAACGAACTGATGCTTGATGTACGCCGCCGTTATCCGGTCACAAGCGTGATTGTGACGCATGACATGCGGACGGCGCAAAAGGTTGCCGATCGAGTGTTGATGTTCTACCCCAGGACAAGGCTTGATCGCCAAGCATCACAGATCCTCTATGACGGGCCTCCCGAAGGCCTTGAGGAGTCGCCTGACCAACGTGTTCGCCAATTCGTCCGCGGTGAAGCTGGCGACCGGATGAAGGAGCTTTCGAAATAG
- a CDS encoding sugar transferase, producing the protein MTTTLDQRAVRQGDPNVTLDHAEMASQGRPRAMTPLSMFAIMEMGRRQAWQDVRTSAPLVIVDALCVITALAISTALGIWTSFETSAVFATSVTALTLWMQHLNGLYPACGQSYATEFRSILRTSMLLSVVVGFALMTKHDWVIGPVMTWAVFTITLFLTLASARPLARKILARFDWWTQPVVILGNGPECRQTLTRLNSSRQHGLRAAGIVFDPDRYWHAEASENAKPVSGPHFDAKNDVTKKSVPHTGATRIAGTMKRSTSQWLGPLSDLEAIMNRAGACRLAIADPGSDQWYDFHSFQGVPHVVMPLNSAGHPTETARLCQVENNIELHCRTVLTHPHMLLTKRIMDLTLVVLTMPFWFPLMLAIGLAIKIFDPGPVFYYQHRVGRFSHPFRAIKFRSMVCEADKKLQAYLQNNPDAKKEWQSTHKLKNDPRVTKLGCFLRKTSLDEIPQLLNVLYGEMSLVGPRPIIDGKDYDREYIQDHPEVFALYQMVRPGITGLWQVSGRNETSYKQRVFLDRFYLHNWSIEMDLFILWRTVKTALFREGAC; encoded by the coding sequence ATGACTACCACGCTAGACCAACGCGCGGTTCGTCAAGGTGACCCAAATGTCACACTGGATCATGCCGAGATGGCATCCCAGGGACGCCCCAGGGCAATGACGCCACTGAGTATGTTCGCGATCATGGAAATGGGTCGCAGACAAGCTTGGCAAGACGTCCGCACATCAGCACCGCTCGTGATTGTTGACGCGTTGTGTGTCATCACCGCACTGGCGATATCGACGGCGCTAGGTATCTGGACGAGCTTCGAGACTTCGGCCGTCTTCGCCACGAGCGTGACCGCACTGACTTTATGGATGCAGCACCTCAATGGACTCTATCCCGCTTGCGGTCAAAGTTACGCGACCGAGTTTCGCAGCATACTGCGGACATCGATGTTACTGTCCGTGGTAGTCGGCTTCGCGTTGATGACCAAGCATGATTGGGTGATCGGTCCAGTGATGACTTGGGCTGTTTTCACGATCACGCTTTTCCTGACTCTCGCTTCGGCTCGCCCGCTGGCAAGAAAGATCTTGGCGCGTTTTGACTGGTGGACACAACCTGTTGTGATTCTTGGCAATGGTCCCGAATGCCGCCAAACCCTAACACGACTGAACAGTTCTCGTCAGCATGGATTACGTGCAGCCGGAATCGTTTTTGATCCCGATCGCTACTGGCATGCCGAAGCGAGTGAAAACGCAAAACCGGTCTCTGGCCCGCATTTTGACGCCAAAAACGATGTGACAAAGAAGTCAGTCCCGCACACCGGGGCGACTCGGATCGCCGGCACGATGAAGCGATCGACGAGCCAATGGTTAGGCCCTTTATCGGACCTTGAAGCGATCATGAATCGTGCCGGTGCCTGCCGTTTGGCGATCGCAGACCCAGGCAGTGACCAATGGTACGACTTTCATTCGTTCCAAGGGGTGCCGCATGTCGTGATGCCATTGAATTCTGCGGGCCACCCCACAGAAACGGCAAGGCTTTGCCAAGTCGAAAACAACATCGAACTTCACTGTCGAACTGTGCTGACGCACCCGCATATGCTGTTAACCAAACGCATCATGGACTTGACGCTCGTCGTCCTGACAATGCCATTTTGGTTTCCGTTGATGCTGGCGATCGGATTGGCCATCAAAATTTTTGATCCCGGACCGGTCTTCTATTACCAACACCGGGTCGGTCGATTTAGCCATCCCTTCAGGGCAATTAAGTTTCGCAGCATGGTTTGCGAGGCTGACAAAAAGCTGCAAGCTTATTTGCAAAACAACCCCGATGCGAAAAAAGAGTGGCAATCAACGCACAAGCTTAAAAACGACCCTCGCGTCACCAAGCTCGGTTGCTTCCTTCGCAAGACCAGCCTCGACGAAATCCCTCAATTGCTAAACGTTCTCTATGGTGAGATGAGTTTGGTCGGACCGCGGCCCATCATCGATGGCAAAGACTACGACCGGGAGTACATCCAAGATCACCCAGAAGTCTTCGCCCTCTACCAGATGGTTCGTCCCGGAATCACCGGGCTATGGCAAGTCTCAGGACGAAACGAAACGAGCTACAAACAAAGGGTGTTCCTGGATCGATTCTATCTGCATAACTGGTCGATCGAGATGGACCTGTTCATCCTGTGGCGGACGGTAAAAACCGCACTGTTCCGCGAAGGCGCCTGCTAG
- a CDS encoding polysaccharide biosynthesis tyrosine autokinase — MTNAPASESNERELDFNLDLAGMLRRRIHLIAFGLLVGSTAATIYYQKQQPLYQSSLTVLVSQKSSEIARKGVRSSDDSTIPVQDKILATHMQLFTSPKILQKAIDDFGLDKNVGQISRGLAINKAGEASILNATYEDSDPEVAAKVLDAVFKAYHSYVETQSKSVGQQAVELIATTQAQNENELRLADEEYRQFVASVPALVGSGGLSDDVHRSRLRSIETELSKVRQALADANSRRQVIVNATKGKDPEEVTDAQVMSLLSQEDISRLNALVQIKERRKVQHIADSQEEIDNAMERQSWQVEFQRLMGLSSQRHVLRTTYGAGHPSVRALEAEIQSIRDYVDQYRTADSEDEESVADANSAEAFDLPPAEILKTYFEILKSDINQFTNREQELLAQSERETELAKEVELTVLKGDSLRANLDRAQARYDEVFKRLQELTLSNEYSGFATDLLVTPKAANFPFWPSKSKIAISGVMSGVMLGLVLAMIAEIRDRTFRNPTEVEAAVGAKILAHAPQLSSRKLQKAAIPDSKISPMVATFHQPCGNEAESYRALRTSILLLAKRENKNVFLLSSPSPGDGKTTTICNLAVSIAQTGKRVLLIDADMRRPMIDYVFGIENSLGLSDLMRGHRALSMCLNECEQLNLTLCPSGTKTSNPSELLESQRFAKFIEHMRSVYDVVLIDSPPILAVTDASIIATRVDSCLLVTKVKSNNAPLVHRASSLLGQQGATIDGVVVNPDDGRFGYSAYNYFAKHEYGYLSSYQSHYRVDEPSTTTNSTRRFDDAESPLDSYQMEPPMVQSPPPVNGHDSLTVARK, encoded by the coding sequence ATGACAAATGCCCCCGCATCCGAATCGAACGAGCGAGAGCTAGATTTCAATCTGGATTTGGCCGGAATGCTTCGCCGCCGAATCCATCTGATCGCCTTCGGTCTGCTGGTCGGATCGACCGCCGCGACGATCTATTACCAAAAACAACAACCGCTCTACCAATCAAGCTTGACCGTCCTGGTTTCGCAAAAGTCCAGCGAAATCGCACGTAAGGGAGTCCGTTCCTCGGACGATTCAACGATTCCCGTGCAAGACAAGATCCTTGCAACTCACATGCAGCTGTTCACCAGCCCAAAGATTTTGCAGAAGGCGATCGACGACTTCGGACTCGACAAAAACGTCGGTCAGATCTCTCGCGGCCTCGCGATCAACAAAGCAGGCGAGGCGAGTATCCTGAATGCCACGTACGAAGATTCTGATCCAGAGGTCGCCGCAAAAGTCCTCGACGCGGTTTTCAAAGCCTACCACTCTTACGTCGAAACCCAATCGAAGTCAGTCGGACAGCAAGCGGTCGAACTGATTGCGACGACACAAGCACAGAACGAAAACGAACTCCGCTTGGCTGATGAAGAGTATCGTCAATTCGTCGCCTCGGTTCCCGCACTTGTCGGTTCCGGAGGGCTGTCCGATGACGTTCACCGTTCACGGCTTCGCAGCATCGAGACGGAATTATCCAAAGTTCGCCAGGCATTGGCAGATGCCAATTCGCGTCGTCAAGTGATCGTCAATGCGACCAAAGGCAAAGACCCCGAAGAGGTCACGGATGCTCAAGTGATGTCGCTCTTGTCTCAAGAAGACATCTCACGACTGAACGCGCTGGTCCAAATCAAAGAACGACGCAAAGTTCAACACATTGCCGACAGCCAAGAAGAAATCGACAACGCGATGGAGCGTCAGTCTTGGCAGGTCGAATTCCAAAGGTTAATGGGGCTTTCCAGTCAACGACATGTCCTCCGCACAACCTATGGCGCTGGACACCCAAGCGTTCGAGCGTTGGAAGCGGAAATCCAAAGCATTCGCGACTATGTCGACCAATATCGCACAGCCGATTCCGAGGACGAAGAATCTGTCGCGGACGCAAACTCAGCTGAGGCATTCGACCTTCCACCGGCTGAGATTCTGAAAACTTATTTCGAGATCCTTAAAAGCGACATCAATCAGTTCACCAATCGCGAACAAGAGCTGCTGGCACAATCGGAGCGAGAAACGGAGCTGGCCAAAGAAGTCGAGCTGACTGTGCTCAAAGGAGATTCGCTTCGTGCCAATCTTGATCGCGCACAAGCTCGATACGACGAAGTCTTCAAACGTCTTCAGGAACTAACACTCAGCAACGAATACTCCGGGTTTGCAACCGATCTGCTGGTGACGCCCAAAGCTGCCAACTTTCCGTTTTGGCCCAGCAAATCAAAAATCGCAATCTCCGGTGTGATGTCAGGCGTCATGCTCGGCTTGGTCTTGGCCATGATTGCAGAAATTCGCGATCGCACATTCCGCAACCCGACAGAAGTGGAAGCAGCCGTAGGGGCAAAGATCTTGGCTCATGCCCCACAATTATCATCAAGAAAGCTTCAGAAGGCTGCGATCCCCGATTCGAAAATTTCGCCAATGGTGGCGACGTTCCATCAGCCTTGTGGGAACGAAGCGGAAAGCTATCGAGCTTTGCGAACATCGATCTTGCTTCTGGCCAAACGTGAAAACAAAAACGTCTTTCTACTTTCAAGCCCAAGCCCCGGTGACGGGAAGACCACAACGATCTGCAACCTCGCCGTCTCGATCGCACAGACGGGAAAACGAGTTCTACTGATCGATGCCGATATGCGTCGACCAATGATTGACTATGTGTTTGGAATCGAAAACTCATTGGGTCTTTCCGACCTGATGCGAGGCCACCGCGCCTTGTCGATGTGCCTGAACGAATGCGAACAACTGAACCTCACGCTCTGTCCGAGCGGCACGAAAACGTCCAACCCGTCTGAATTGCTGGAGTCGCAACGGTTCGCAAAATTCATCGAACACATGCGTAGTGTTTACGACGTCGTCTTGATTGATTCACCACCGATCTTGGCTGTGACGGACGCGTCGATCATCGCGACACGCGTTGACAGTTGTTTGCTGGTCACCAAAGTCAAATCGAACAACGCGCCGCTAGTGCATCGCGCCTCAAGTTTGCTTGGTCAACAAGGTGCCACAATCGATGGCGTTGTGGTCAATCCCGATGATGGCCGCTTTGGCTATTCGGCATACAACTACTTTGCCAAACATGAATACGGGTATCTGAGCAGCTACCAAAGTCACTATCGCGTTGACGAACCGTCAACAACGACGAACTCGACAAGACGATTTGACGATGCGGAATCACCACTGGATAGCTACCAAATGGAACCGCCAATGGTTCAGTCTCCTCCACCAGTCAATGGACATGATTCATTAACGGTTGCTCGTAAATGA
- a CDS encoding sulfotransferase family protein, with the protein MKIFCTGLSRTGTTSIYEGFRYLGLRACHFPFAIFGQPEKIGIERFQPKLNRGLIQRWQLHRELKAMRCHDPSEILKKNDAFSDLPVPLYYQSFDRQFPDAKFIHTTRPMTDWLSSMEWLLDKGRYEKGWAVGELADELHYSIYGCTNYDEPKLAKAWNRHENQVRDHFSDRPDKLLVLDISKGELSFEKIAPFLGLEVPADPFPSSNAKGKA; encoded by the coding sequence ATGAAAATCTTTTGCACCGGACTGTCTCGAACCGGAACGACGTCGATTTACGAAGGCTTCCGATACCTGGGTCTTCGCGCTTGCCATTTTCCATTCGCCATTTTTGGACAACCGGAAAAGATCGGCATCGAGCGATTTCAACCCAAGCTGAATCGAGGGCTGATTCAACGTTGGCAACTGCATCGAGAACTTAAAGCGATGCGTTGTCATGATCCGAGCGAGATCCTAAAGAAAAACGATGCGTTTTCGGATCTGCCAGTGCCGCTTTACTACCAGAGCTTTGACCGGCAGTTCCCAGACGCGAAGTTCATTCATACGACCCGTCCGATGACCGACTGGCTAAGCAGCATGGAATGGTTGCTGGATAAAGGTCGCTACGAAAAAGGCTGGGCGGTCGGTGAACTGGCTGACGAGCTTCACTATTCGATCTACGGTTGCACCAACTACGACGAACCGAAGCTAGCCAAAGCGTGGAACCGTCACGAAAACCAAGTTCGCGATCATTTTTCTGATCGGCCAGACAAGTTGCTGGTGCTGGATATTTCGAAAGGCGAACTTTCGTTTGAAAAGATCGCGCCGTTCCTAGGGTTGGAAGTCCCTGCTGATCCTTTTCCATCATCCAACGCGAAGGGCAAAGCATGA
- a CDS encoding glycosyltransferase, with product MKVFVHSATECFTDHLPHGEGLIFYDYLQSLIAHGYQFDGYSANVALKKQLVGASIETFKSSFPLKSLHRFDFGKRINQRFRDAVRAGAQYDIVWRGNPFESLCPVCPTTNGLPLVVGPIFLSWPSEKKASRIPYRPSHLASRLGARGWQQTLQKADLILSTSLKLTESFRQRADISGRVITIPVIIQRPADIRAVVRCAKPTWRLSWVGRLSPEKYPMKAVQIIKQLVDRGHDVHLTMAGEGKLRQQIESMIQQLDLTSSIQVLGAIPNQQVWKLHEECDIHLSTSHDEPYGRAILESMCAGCVPVAHRSGGPKEFLSNPDEAVLVDSHTVSCYASAIEQLIDDEQRFLNMSGNATSAMNAYSSEQVGIRLNQEFQALGERN from the coding sequence ATGAAAGTGTTCGTCCATAGCGCCACCGAGTGCTTCACTGACCACCTTCCCCATGGTGAAGGGCTGATCTTCTATGACTACCTGCAATCTTTGATTGCCCACGGGTATCAGTTTGATGGTTACAGCGCCAACGTCGCACTGAAGAAGCAGTTGGTCGGGGCTTCCATCGAAACATTCAAAAGCAGCTTTCCGCTTAAAAGTTTGCACCGGTTTGACTTTGGCAAGCGAATCAACCAACGATTTCGTGACGCGGTGCGTGCAGGGGCGCAGTACGACATCGTTTGGCGAGGGAATCCCTTTGAATCACTTTGCCCGGTCTGTCCAACGACCAACGGATTGCCACTTGTGGTCGGCCCTATTTTCTTAAGCTGGCCAAGTGAAAAGAAGGCGTCACGCATCCCCTATCGTCCCAGCCATCTTGCGTCACGTCTTGGTGCTCGAGGTTGGCAACAGACGCTGCAGAAAGCTGACCTGATCCTTTCGACCAGTTTAAAGCTGACCGAATCGTTTCGTCAGCGAGCCGACATTAGCGGACGGGTGATTACTATTCCCGTCATCATACAACGGCCCGCCGATATTCGTGCGGTCGTCCGATGTGCCAAACCGACGTGGAGGCTTTCTTGGGTCGGAAGACTGAGCCCAGAGAAATATCCGATGAAGGCAGTGCAGATCATCAAACAATTGGTCGATCGTGGGCACGATGTTCATCTGACGATGGCCGGTGAAGGCAAACTTCGTCAACAGATTGAATCGATGATTCAGCAGCTTGATCTGACATCGTCAATTCAGGTTCTTGGTGCGATCCCAAATCAACAGGTTTGGAAACTGCACGAAGAATGCGACATCCACCTGTCGACATCGCATGACGAGCCATACGGACGTGCAATTTTAGAATCCATGTGTGCTGGCTGTGTGCCGGTCGCACATCGTTCCGGCGGCCCGAAAGAGTTCCTTAGCAACCCGGACGAAGCAGTGCTCGTCGATTCGCATACGGTGTCATGCTATGCGTCCGCCATCGAACAGTTGATTGATGATGAGCAACGCTTTTTGAACATGTCTGGAAATGCAACCTCGGCAATGAATGCCTATAGCAGCGAACAAGTTGGCATTCGCCTCAATCAAGAGTTCCAAGCCCTTGGAGAAAGGAATTGA